The genomic stretch CGTCGTTGTCGGCGTCAATCTCGCTGAACAGGGCATCCTGCCTTGCCGCAACCTCCTCCTTGGTGACCTTCGCATCCTTGTTGGCATCTGCCGTCTTCAGCAGGCGGACGAACATCATCTCCTGCATCATGCCGCCTCTGCCGGCTTGCCGGCCGGGGCCATCCCGCCCAAGGCCTGCGAAGCTCGGCAGGGCGGTGCCGGCGACCAGGACTGCGGCGAGCGATGCCAGTACGATCTTGCGGGTCTTCATGGAGAGGCTCCTTCCTCGGTTGCTCTATAGCCTCAAGCTATGGCCGGCCCGCCGGAAGAACCACTTAAACATCGGTAATCTGGATGAACTTTCGGTAACGTCCTCAGCCCGCGGTGAGAGCGGATAGGAAGGCCTGGAGGTCATCCGTGAGGTAGTCGATGTGGTCGTCCTCCTCCGAAAACACCTCCCAGCGCTCGATCAGGATGTCGTCCAGGTTGCGTGGCGTTAAAAGCACGGTGCGCATGCCGAGCGCCTTTGGAGCCTTGAGATTGCGCGGCAGGTCCTCGAACATGGCGGCGTGGCGTGTATCCACGCGATGGAGATTGGCGAACTTGTCATAGGTCTCGCCGGCCGGCTTCGGCACGTAGTCCGCGGCGACGATGTCGAAGATGTCGTCGAAGTGGTCGAGAATTCCGAGCGCCCGCGCAGCCGCCTCGGCGTGAGGAACACTTCCGTTCGTGAAGATGAACTTGCGGCCGGGTAGTGCCTTGATTGCCTCTCCGAGTTCCGGATGCGGCAGCAGCGCCGAATAGTCGATCGCATGCGCCCTCTCCAGGAAGTCGTTGGGATCGATGTTGTGGTTCAGCATCAGACCCTGCAGGGTTGTTCCATGCTCGTGGTAGTAACGCTTCTGCAACGCACGGGCTTCATCGGGCCCAAGCTGCAAGAGCTCAGCCACGAAGGCGCTCATGTTCTGGTCGATCTGCGCAAACAGGTTGACGTGATGCGGGTACAGCGTGTTGTCGAGGTCGAATACCCAGTCCCGGACATGAGCGAAATCGGCGGCGACAGGCGTGGTCTTCGGCTTGATCATGCCGCCTTATGCACCGTCCGGCAGGGAAAGAAAACGGCAAACTCCAGTGCCGCCGGAAAGTGATCTTGGCGAAGCGCTGCGGGAGTGGTAGCGGCCAATGGCATGGAACTCTGGATACCGATCACCATTGGCGCAGCCTTTCTGCAGAACATGCGCTCGACTTTGCAGAAGCACCTGCGCGGTCGCCTGAACACGACCGGCGCGACCTTCGTGCGCTTCGGCTACGGCGTCCCCTTTGCGCTCGCCTACATGGCAATCCTGCACTACGGCCTCGGCCGGCCGATGCCTTCCCCGAACCTCTCCTTTTGGCTCTGGTCGATCACCGGCGGCCTGGCGCAGATCGGTGCTACCTTCCTGCTCGTCTATATCTTCGCCTTCCGGAACTTCGCTGTCGGCACGGCCTATTCACGCACGGAACCGGCGCAGGCTGCTCTTGTCGCTCTCGTATTGGTCGGCGAGACCGTGACCGTGGGTACGGTGATCGCGATTGCGATCTCGGTTGTCGGCGTCATGCTGATTTCGGTGGCAAGGACCGAGCTGACCGCGAAGTCGCTCATCACCTCCATCGGCAGCCGCACAGCCGTTATCGGCCTAATGTCGGGGTTCCTTTTCGGTATTTCCGGGGTCTCCTACCGCTACGCATCGCTGTCGCTGGCGCCGAGCCTACCAGCGCCCGATCCCGTCGTTCAGGCCGGCTATACCCTGATGGTGGTAATCATCATGCAGGCGATCGCCATGCTCGTCTGGATCGTCCTGCGGGAGCGACAGGAACTCAGCAGGGTCGTCGGGGCCTGGCGACCGGCCTTGCTGGTCGGTTTCGTGGGCGCAACCGCCTCCTTCGGCTGGTTTACGGCCATGACGCTTCAGCCGGCAGCCGTCATCAAGGCGCTCGCCCAGGTGGAAATGCTCTTCACCTTCGCGTCGTCCGTCTTCATCTTCAAGGAGCACATCAACCGGCTGGAGTTCACCGGCTGCGTGCTTATCGTGCTGGGGATCCTGGCGCTGGTCCTTATCTGATCAGGGAACGATCAGCGTGCCCGCGCCGTGCTCGGTGAAGATCTCGAGCAGGACGGAATGCGCCGTCTTGCCGTTGAGGATGACAACACCCTGCACGCCCGCCTTGATCGCGTCGATGCAGGTCTCGACCTTCGGGATCATCCCGCCGGAGATTGTCCCGTCCTTGATCAGCGCCTGTGCCTGGGCGACCGAGAGTTCCTTGATGAGTTGCTTGTCCTTGTCGAGGACGCCGGGGACGTCCGTGAGGAACAGCAGGCGCGTCGCGCGCAGCGCGCCGGCGATGGCACCTGCAAAGGTGTCGGCGTTGATGTTGTAGGTCGCGCCGTCGCGGCCCGGGGCAACGGGCGCGATGACGGGAATCATCTCCGACTTTGCCAGCAGGTCGAGCAAGGTTCGGTCCACCTCGACCACTTCGCCAACAAATCCGAGATCCAGCACCCGTTCGATGTTGGAGTCCGGATCGACGATGGTCTTCTTGGCCTTCTCGGCGAAGACCATGTTGCCGTCCTTGCCGCAAAGTCCGATCGCCCATTCGCCCGTCTGGTTGATGAGCGCGACGATCTCCTTGTTGATCGAGCCGGCCAGGACCATCTCGACGATCTCGACGGTCTTCGCATCGGTGACCCGCAGCCCGCCTTCGAACTTGGATTCGATGCCCATCTTGTTCAGCATGGCGCCGATCTGCGGCCCGCCGCCATGGACGACGATCGGGTTGACGCCCGACTGTTTCAGAAGCGCGATGTCGGCGGCGAACGCCTTGCCGAGTTCGTTGTCGCCCATGGCATGGCCGCCATACTTCACGACGATCGTCTTGTTCTCGTAGCGCTGCATGTAGGGCAGCGCCTGGGCCAGAAGTTTCGCCTGGAGTTCGCTGTCGGTCGCGCTCATGGGAATCCCTGTGATTTGGTTCGGCGCGTTCTAGCGCAGGTTTGGAGCAGATGGAACACGTCGTCAGACGGTTGAGTAGCCAACCGTCCTTGCAATGGTATGGCGCAGCTCGTCCAGCCCTTTTCCCTTCTCCGAGGAGGTAGCGATGATCTCGGGATAGGCGGCCGGCCGCTTGCGGATCTTCTCCGTAGTCTCGGAGATCAGCCGCGGGACGCCGGCCTCCTTGATCTTGTCGGTCTTGGTGAGGACGATCTGATAGGACACGGCAGCCTTGTCGAGCAGATCCAGGACCTCCTCATCGTTCTTCTTGATGCCGTGGCGGCTGTCGATCAGCACATAGACCCGCTTCAACGTCGCGCGTCCGCGCAGGTAGTCGAAGACGAGCTTCGTCCAGGCATCCACCTGGTCCTTAGGCGCCTGGGCATAGCCATAACCCGGCATGTCGACGAGCGCCATTGGCGGCAGGTCGCCGCCTTCCCCCGAGTACCCCTCCGGCACGAAATAGTTGAGCTCCTGCGTGCGCCCGGGCGTGTTCGAGGTTCGCGCAAGGCCCCTGTGGCCGACAAGGGCGTTGATGAGCGACGATTTGCCGACATTGGAACGTCCTGCGAAGGCCACTTCCAGCGGGCCTTCCGGCGGCAGGAATTTCAGCGAAGGTACGCCGCGGATGAAGATCCAGGGGCGGCCGAAGAGCGGCTTCTCGTCCGGGGTCATGGTCGCGGGCATCGGTCTCGTCCTGTCGCTGTGGAAGGCAGGGCTTCGGTTTTTTGGCCCTGCTTGTCAAGTTGCCACCGCACCACGGACACCTCCCAAGAGAAAAGCCCCGGTGTGGCCGGGGCTTTTCGAGGTTACTTGTTGGTCGCCGGCTTTCGCCGGAATACGTTCTTGATGTTGTCGAAGAGTTCGATCTTGGCCCCGTGGCGTTTCATGATCAGCGCCTGCTGGGTGATGGACAGCGTGTTGTTCCACGCCCAGTAGATCACCAGACCGGCCGGGAAGGTTGCCAGCATGAAGGTGAAGATCAGCGGCATCCAGTTGAAGATCATCGCCTGGGTCGGATCCGGCGGGGTCGGATTCATGCGCATCTGCAGCCACATGGTGATGCCCATGATAAGCGGCCATACGCCGATCATCAGGAAGGATGGGACATCGAAGGGCAACAGGCCGAACAGGTTGAACAGCGACGTCGGATCGGGAGCCGAGAGGTCCTGGATCCAGCCGAAGAACGGCGCATGCCGCATCTCGATCGTGACGTAGATCACCTTGTAGAGCGCGAAGAAGACCGGGATCTGCAGGAGGATTGGCCAGCAACCGGCGATCGGGTTGATCTTCTCCTCCTTGTAGAGCTGCATCATCGCCTGCTGCATGGCCATGCGGTCGTCGCCATGCTTGGCCTTCAGCTCTTCCATCTTCGGCTGCACGCGCTTCATGTTGGCCATGGAAGCATACTGCTTGCTGGCCAGCGGGAAGAAGATCGCCTTGACGACGATCGTCGTCATCAGGATCGCCACGCCGAAGTTTCCGAAATAGCGGAAGAAGAAGTCCATCAGGTGGAACATCGGCTTGGTGATGAAGTAGAACCAGCCCCAGTCGATCAAGAGCTCGAAGCGCGGGATCGAATACTGCTCCTCATATTGGTCGACCAGAGGCACTTCCTTGGCGCCCGCGAAGACGAGGTTCTTCAACTCTGCTGACTGGCCAGGCTCCACCGTCACCGCATCGCTGCGGAAATCCGCCTGGAAGCGTGGCTGCCCGTCGGTGAAATGGGTGAAGCGCGACTCGAAGGGCAGCGACTGTGGCGGAACGAGCGTGGCCGCCCAGTACTTGTCGGTGATGCCGAGCCAGCCGCCGGTCGTCTTCGCGTTGGTGATCGCCTCCTCTTCGACGTCGCCGTAGCTTTCCTCGATGAGGCCGTTCTCGCCGAGCACGCCGATGAAGCCTTCATGGATGACGTAGACGGAAGGGGTCGCCGGCTTGTTGTAGCGGGTGACGCGGCCGTATGGGGCAACTGCCACCGCCTCGCCGGTCGGATTCTGGATCTGGTCGGTGACGGTGATCAG from Pseudorhizobium banfieldiae encodes the following:
- a CDS encoding pyrimidine 5'-nucleotidase, whose product is MIKPKTTPVAADFAHVRDWVFDLDNTLYPHHVNLFAQIDQNMSAFVAELLQLGPDEARALQKRYYHEHGTTLQGLMLNHNIDPNDFLERAHAIDYSALLPHPELGEAIKALPGRKFIFTNGSVPHAEAAARALGILDHFDDIFDIVAADYVPKPAGETYDKFANLHRVDTRHAAMFEDLPRNLKAPKALGMRTVLLTPRNLDDILIERWEVFSEEDDHIDYLTDDLQAFLSALTAG
- a CDS encoding DMT family transporter, yielding MELWIPITIGAAFLQNMRSTLQKHLRGRLNTTGATFVRFGYGVPFALAYMAILHYGLGRPMPSPNLSFWLWSITGGLAQIGATFLLVYIFAFRNFAVGTAYSRTEPAQAALVALVLVGETVTVGTVIAIAISVVGVMLISVARTELTAKSLITSIGSRTAVIGLMSGFLFGISGVSYRYASLSLAPSLPAPDPVVQAGYTLMVVIIMQAIAMLVWIVLRERQELSRVVGAWRPALLVGFVGATASFGWFTAMTLQPAAVIKALAQVEMLFTFASSVFIFKEHINRLEFTGCVLIVLGILALVLI
- the argB gene encoding acetylglutamate kinase, coding for MSATDSELQAKLLAQALPYMQRYENKTIVVKYGGHAMGDNELGKAFAADIALLKQSGVNPIVVHGGGPQIGAMLNKMGIESKFEGGLRVTDAKTVEIVEMVLAGSINKEIVALINQTGEWAIGLCGKDGNMVFAEKAKKTIVDPDSNIERVLDLGFVGEVVEVDRTLLDLLAKSEMIPVIAPVAPGRDGATYNINADTFAGAIAGALRATRLLFLTDVPGVLDKDKQLIKELSVAQAQALIKDGTISGGMIPKVETCIDAIKAGVQGVVILNGKTAHSVLLEIFTEHGAGTLIVP
- the yihA gene encoding ribosome biogenesis GTP-binding protein YihA/YsxC, encoding MPATMTPDEKPLFGRPWIFIRGVPSLKFLPPEGPLEVAFAGRSNVGKSSLINALVGHRGLARTSNTPGRTQELNYFVPEGYSGEGGDLPPMALVDMPGYGYAQAPKDQVDAWTKLVFDYLRGRATLKRVYVLIDSRHGIKKNDEEVLDLLDKAAVSYQIVLTKTDKIKEAGVPRLISETTEKIRKRPAAYPEIIATSSEKGKGLDELRHTIARTVGYSTV
- the yidC gene encoding membrane protein insertase YidC, coding for MMEKNRNYFIAIALSVVIVLAWQFLYMNPRMEAQQRALEAQRALQGESAQPVTPESPGVTATGPLPGANQAEATQNREQAVAASPRVAIDTPALSGSINLVGARFDDLKLREYHETVDDESPIITLFSPANTSGGYFTELGYVQSETSGPVPGPGTQWTLASGETLSVDSPVVLSFTNDRGVVFNRTISIDEHYLITVTDQIQNPTGEAVAVAPYGRVTRYNKPATPSVYVIHEGFIGVLGENGLIEESYGDVEEEAITNAKTTGGWLGITDKYWAATLVPPQSLPFESRFTHFTDGQPRFQADFRSDAVTVEPGQSAELKNLVFAGAKEVPLVDQYEEQYSIPRFELLIDWGWFYFITKPMFHLMDFFFRYFGNFGVAILMTTIVVKAIFFPLASKQYASMANMKRVQPKMEELKAKHGDDRMAMQQAMMQLYKEEKINPIAGCWPILLQIPVFFALYKVIYVTIEMRHAPFFGWIQDLSAPDPTSLFNLFGLLPFDVPSFLMIGVWPLIMGITMWLQMRMNPTPPDPTQAMIFNWMPLIFTFMLATFPAGLVIYWAWNNTLSITQQALIMKRHGAKIELFDNIKNVFRRKPATNK